A DNA window from Gillisia sp. Hel1_33_143 contains the following coding sequences:
- a CDS encoding AI-2E family transporter gives MSNSKISISGSYLIKAILIFGSISAILYIGSSLLLPLFIAAIIAVLLDKPAKKMKKWGVPNWLAITLSVILMLVIFFLFTWLIGSQINTMAGDWPTIKEKATGKLNDLSQWANQNLNWDYKDYIDNNKRLVQKMESVAGVFLSSIINLLSQSFVIFIYIVLLLMQKVMFIRFFKKLTSNSEAMGSLLSNSSKIITSYLFGKGKIMILLFGIYYLGFILGSVPYALFLALFASLFSIIPYVGNIIGGGVAVLLSFLYAGATPALIVIAVIAAAQLLENYILTPWIIGDETNLNPFITVFGVILFSALWGIVGAIIALPIIGVLKVIFDHTKGMEAFAYLIQKKD, from the coding sequence ATGAGTAATTCTAAAATAAGTATTTCTGGCAGCTATCTAATTAAAGCAATACTTATATTTGGAAGCATCTCTGCAATACTTTACATAGGTTCCAGCCTTCTACTTCCTCTTTTTATAGCAGCTATTATTGCAGTTCTTTTAGATAAACCTGCCAAGAAAATGAAAAAGTGGGGAGTACCAAATTGGTTGGCTATAACACTCTCTGTAATTTTAATGCTAGTAATATTTTTTCTATTCACATGGCTAATAGGTTCTCAGATCAATACCATGGCTGGAGATTGGCCAACAATTAAAGAAAAGGCCACCGGTAAATTAAATGATCTTTCACAGTGGGCAAATCAGAATTTAAATTGGGATTATAAAGATTATATAGACAATAATAAGAGGCTAGTTCAAAAAATGGAAAGTGTTGCCGGAGTATTTCTATCTTCTATTATTAATCTTCTTTCACAATCTTTTGTAATCTTCATCTATATAGTTCTTCTATTAATGCAAAAGGTCATGTTTATCCGCTTTTTTAAAAAATTGACCTCTAATTCTGAAGCTATGGGATCTCTTCTTAGCAACTCATCAAAAATAATTACAAGTTATCTTTTCGGAAAAGGAAAAATCATGATTCTTTTATTTGGGATCTATTATTTAGGGTTTATTTTAGGTTCTGTTCCATATGCGCTGTTCTTAGCACTTTTTGCGTCTTTGTTTTCTATCATTCCATATGTTGGAAATATAATAGGAGGTGGTGTTGCAGTATTATTGTCATTTCTATATGCTGGTGCAACTCCTGCACTTATTGTGATAGCCGTAATTGCTGCTGCTCAATTATTAGAAAATTATATACTTACACCTTGGATTATTGGAGATGAAACGAATTTAAATCCATTTATCACCGTTTTTGGTGTTATTCTATTCTCTGCATTATGGGGAATTGTAGGTGCCATTATAGCCTTACCAATTATAGGTGTTCTCAAAGTAATTTTTGATCATACTAAGGGTATGGAGGCTTTTGCGTATCTAATTCAAAAAAAGGACTAA
- a CDS encoding GMC oxidoreductase has protein sequence MDTEYDYVIVGSGFGGSVSALRLSEKGYKVLVIEKGKWFKAKDFPKTNWNFRRWLWMPKLKFFGIMKLSIFRHIAIISGTGVGGGSLVYANTLPTPKTAFFNSGSWKDLEAWEHTLKPFYQEALKMLGAAQNPKLFDGDLGLQKVAEDLDIKENFEATRVAVFFGKPNITQKDPYFNGEGPDRSGCTFCGACMTGCRYNAKNTLDMNYLYLAQKNGAEIIAENEVIDVQSIHAKDGSEGYEVLTRSSTKWLNQNRKITTKGVIFSGGVLGTVKLLLKLKKKSLQLLSNKVGEDIRSNNETLISVSGLNKEKNYSRGVAIGSILNTDENSHLEICRYGEGSDAWKLAHLPYVTGSNVASRIFKTLVKLFKNPIDYFKIYFVNGWSKNTVVLLFMQTLDSTLKFKRNIFGHMYSTVSTGKAPTPFIPESIQLAKAYRKAINGVSTSFALATLAGIPSTAHILGGAVMGENIDTGVIDKHNKVFGYKNMFVIDGAMISSNPGVNPSLTITAIAEHAMDQIPAKTL, from the coding sequence ATGGATACAGAATATGATTATGTAATAGTTGGTAGTGGTTTTGGAGGTTCTGTAAGTGCTCTTAGATTATCAGAAAAAGGTTATAAGGTTCTGGTAATAGAAAAAGGAAAATGGTTTAAAGCAAAAGATTTCCCTAAAACCAATTGGAATTTTAGAAGATGGCTTTGGATGCCGAAATTAAAATTTTTCGGTATTATGAAACTATCAATCTTTAGACATATTGCAATTATTTCTGGTACTGGTGTAGGCGGTGGATCTTTGGTTTACGCCAATACCTTACCAACTCCCAAAACAGCGTTCTTTAATTCTGGAAGCTGGAAAGATCTAGAAGCGTGGGAACATACATTAAAACCTTTTTACCAGGAGGCACTTAAAATGTTAGGTGCAGCACAAAATCCAAAATTATTTGATGGCGATCTTGGGCTCCAAAAAGTTGCAGAAGATCTAGATATCAAAGAAAATTTTGAAGCTACGCGAGTTGCAGTATTCTTCGGAAAACCAAATATTACCCAAAAAGACCCCTACTTTAATGGCGAAGGGCCAGATAGGTCTGGTTGTACCTTTTGCGGTGCATGCATGACGGGCTGCAGATATAATGCAAAGAACACCTTAGATATGAATTACCTTTATCTAGCTCAAAAAAACGGAGCAGAGATCATAGCAGAAAATGAGGTTATAGATGTGCAATCGATCCATGCCAAAGATGGTTCAGAAGGATATGAGGTTTTAACAAGAAGTAGCACTAAATGGCTGAATCAGAATAGAAAGATCACCACAAAGGGGGTAATCTTTTCTGGAGGAGTTCTTGGAACTGTGAAATTGCTGCTAAAACTAAAAAAGAAATCGCTACAGCTACTATCTAATAAAGTAGGTGAAGATATAAGAAGTAACAATGAAACATTAATAAGTGTATCTGGGTTGAATAAGGAAAAGAATTATTCTAGAGGTGTGGCAATAGGAAGTATTTTAAATACAGATGAGAATAGTCATCTAGAGATCTGTAGGTACGGAGAAGGATCAGACGCATGGAAGCTAGCACATTTACCTTACGTAACCGGTTCTAATGTAGCTTCCCGTATTTTCAAAACGCTGGTAAAACTCTTTAAAAATCCTATAGACTATTTTAAGATATATTTCGTGAACGGTTGGTCTAAGAATACCGTTGTGCTACTTTTTATGCAAACTTTAGATAGCACTCTAAAATTTAAAAGAAATATTTTTGGGCATATGTATTCTACGGTAAGTACCGGGAAGGCTCCTACTCCATTCATTCCGGAATCTATACAACTAGCAAAGGCGTATCGCAAAGCAATAAATGGAGTTAGTACATCCTTCGCTTTAGCAACATTAGCAGGTATACCATCTACTGCACATATATTAGGGGGTGCCGTTATGGGAGAAAATATAGATACAGGTGTTATAGATAAACATAATAAGGTTTTTGGTTATAAGAATATGTTTGTAATAGATGGCGCCATGATCTCATCTAATCCAGGAGTGAATCCTTCACTAACCATCACAGCAATAGCAGAGCATGCTATGGACCAAATTCCTGCAAAGACTCTTTAA
- a CDS encoding FAD/NAD(P)-binding protein — translation MNKNNIAIIGSGATALYFINHIAEHLRIFNTIIDEISIFEKGALMGIGMPYNPETTDIYNLANISSEEIPELPTSFGDWLRGQDTALLKSWNIVNLPIDDTKVYSRISLGAYFQDQYNNIIKKLCEGGILVHQLKEEEVIDIETVNEQVIIKTSKGTTREFEKVIIATGHHWSEGDNLDIGYYSSPWPIQKLLPSPGNFYNFTIGTLGASLSAFDVVTSLAHRHGRFSKINGELNYKLYSEAKGFKISMHSSGGWLPHLQYEQEFPMREIYRHVKKEKMLSLIDKDGFLRIHTFFDKVCRNALIKAFERDQKFEMASKLKEERINFKEFVELMSLEHEYSDSFEGMRKERIEARNSIKNNKPIYWKETLDDLMYCLNFHAELLPAEDHLFFRNEVMSFLMNVIAALPLSSADILLALYDADCIELVTGKVEVMEDAVNKNRTHIKVEQEDGTKIPLDYKMFVNCAGQKNIDLEQFPFTSLIKGGKVRKARAQFEKVKTSNELPESVNRELIFTDQDKLSLYTGGIDVDAAYRLIDEDGTPNNNIFDISFTHTSGCRPYSYGLQACSATSKILTEVWLSAISERSEINVEIEKITSLYTENDI, via the coding sequence ATGAATAAAAACAACATTGCTATTATAGGATCTGGTGCTACTGCACTCTATTTTATTAATCATATTGCGGAACATCTGAGAATTTTTAATACTATTATAGATGAGATAAGCATCTTTGAAAAAGGAGCTCTTATGGGAATAGGAATGCCTTATAACCCTGAAACAACAGACATTTATAATCTTGCCAATATCTCTTCTGAAGAGATCCCAGAGCTTCCTACAAGTTTTGGGGATTGGCTGAGAGGGCAGGATACAGCATTATTAAAATCATGGAACATCGTTAATCTGCCAATAGATGATACTAAGGTATATAGCAGGATCTCTTTAGGGGCTTACTTTCAGGACCAATACAATAACATTATCAAAAAACTTTGTGAGGGTGGGATTCTAGTGCATCAATTAAAAGAAGAGGAAGTAATAGATATTGAAACTGTAAATGAACAAGTAATTATAAAGACTTCCAAAGGAACTACAAGAGAATTTGAGAAGGTAATCATCGCTACCGGACACCATTGGTCTGAGGGAGATAACTTAGATATTGGATATTATTCATCTCCATGGCCTATTCAAAAATTATTGCCTTCTCCGGGTAATTTTTACAACTTCACTATAGGAACTCTTGGAGCCTCTTTAAGTGCATTTGATGTAGTAACATCTCTAGCTCACAGACACGGTAGGTTTAGCAAAATTAACGGGGAGCTTAATTATAAGCTATATTCCGAAGCTAAAGGTTTTAAAATAAGCATGCACTCCTCTGGAGGGTGGCTACCACATTTGCAATATGAACAAGAATTTCCCATGCGTGAGATATATAGGCACGTAAAGAAAGAAAAGATGCTATCACTCATAGATAAAGACGGATTTCTTCGGATACATACTTTTTTCGATAAGGTTTGTAGAAACGCATTGATTAAAGCCTTTGAAAGAGATCAAAAATTTGAGATGGCAAGCAAGCTGAAAGAGGAACGTATCAACTTTAAAGAATTTGTAGAACTGATGTCTTTAGAGCATGAGTATTCAGATTCTTTTGAAGGTATGAGAAAAGAACGAATAGAAGCCCGCAATTCTATCAAGAACAACAAGCCTATTTATTGGAAGGAAACTTTAGATGATCTTATGTATTGCTTAAATTTTCATGCTGAATTGTTACCTGCAGAAGATCACTTATTTTTTCGCAATGAAGTGATGTCATTCTTAATGAATGTAATTGCAGCACTACCCTTATCTTCTGCAGATATTCTTCTGGCACTCTATGATGCAGACTGCATAGAGCTAGTTACAGGTAAAGTTGAAGTAATGGAGGACGCTGTAAATAAGAACCGCACTCATATTAAAGTTGAACAAGAAGATGGCACAAAGATTCCATTAGACTATAAAATGTTTGTGAACTGTGCCGGACAAAAAAATATTGATCTAGAACAATTTCCCTTTACCTCACTTATTAAAGGTGGAAAAGTGAGAAAAGCGAGAGCACAGTTTGAGAAAGTAAAAACTAGTAATGAACTTCCTGAAAGCGTAAATAGAGAACTGATCTTTACAGATCAAGATAAACTCAGTCTTTATACAGGAGGTATAGATGTAGATGCAGCCTATAGATTGATAGACGAGGATGGAACTCCAAATAACAATATCTTCGATATAAGTTTTACACATACTTCCGGATGCAGACCTTATTCTTATGGACTGCAAGCTTGTAGTGCAACCAGTAAGATCCTAACCGAAGTGTGGCTATCTGCTATTTCAGAAAGATCTGAAATTAATGTTGAGATAGAGAAAATTACAAGTCTTTACACCGAAAATGATATTTAA
- the cydB gene encoding cytochrome d ubiquinol oxidase subunit II — METFLGIDYPTLWFLVVGGLFSGYAILDGFDFGAGAWHLFFKKEHSRRIALNAVGPVWDGNEVWLVIGGGALFAGFPVMYGTFFSGMYIPFMLFLMFIIFRAISIEFRSKEEMLWWRKMWDIAYSVSSIMLAFLLGVVLGNVLQGIPIGPDQEYDGSPFLGFLNPYAIITGFTTLFLFMSHGAIYLLLKTEGKLFDKLEGLLKKGIILFIVFFVITSLYTLIYIPHLSDDFKANPILFIIPVLTFLSIANIPRLASKRRFKIAFFFSALTISLMMVLVAIELYPTLLYSTIDPANSITIYNAASSDKSLGISLTMVLIGTPLVLGYTYFVYKTFAGKVRLDDHSY, encoded by the coding sequence ATGGAAACATTTTTAGGAATAGATTATCCAACTCTTTGGTTCTTGGTAGTAGGTGGCTTATTTTCTGGCTATGCAATTTTAGACGGATTTGATTTTGGTGCAGGTGCCTGGCATTTATTTTTTAAAAAGGAACATAGTAGACGCATAGCGCTTAATGCCGTAGGTCCTGTTTGGGATGGGAATGAAGTTTGGTTGGTTATTGGCGGGGGTGCTTTATTTGCCGGTTTTCCAGTTATGTATGGTACTTTCTTCTCGGGTATGTATATTCCATTCATGCTATTTTTAATGTTTATTATATTTAGAGCGATCTCTATAGAATTTAGAAGTAAGGAGGAAATGTTATGGTGGCGCAAAATGTGGGATATTGCTTATAGTGTAAGCAGTATTATGTTGGCTTTTCTTCTTGGAGTAGTTTTAGGTAATGTGTTACAGGGAATTCCGATAGGTCCAGATCAGGAATATGATGGAAGTCCTTTTTTAGGATTTTTAAATCCGTATGCTATAATCACGGGCTTTACTACACTATTCCTGTTTATGTCTCACGGTGCAATTTATCTCCTTCTAAAAACCGAAGGAAAACTTTTTGATAAGCTTGAAGGATTGCTAAAAAAAGGAATCATTCTATTTATTGTATTCTTTGTTATAACATCTTTGTACACTCTTATTTATATTCCTCATCTAAGCGACGATTTTAAAGCAAATCCTATCTTATTTATAATTCCCGTTCTTACATTTTTAAGTATTGCAAACATCCCAAGACTAGCGAGTAAGAGAAGATTCAAAATTGCTTTTTTCTTTTCAGCCTTAACTATTTCTTTAATGATGGTGCTGGTAGCAATAGAACTTTATCCCACTCTTTTATATTCTACCATAGACCCTGCTAATAGTATTACAATATATAACGCTGCCTCTTCAGATAAATCCTTGGGAATTAGTCTAACCATGGTTTTAATTGGTACTCCTCTTGTTTTAGGGTATACCTATTTTGTTTACAAGACCTTTGCTGGAAAAGTAAGATTAGATGATCATAGTTATTAA
- a CDS encoding cytochrome ubiquinol oxidase subunit I, with protein MDTEILARIQFAFTISFHYIYPPLSIGLGLIMVIMESLWIRTKNEKYHILAKFWTKIFALTFGIGVVTGIVMEFEFGTNWATYSRYVGDIFGSALAAEGIFAFALESGFLGILLFGWNRVKPWVHLVSTIGVFLGSMFSAVWIVVANSWQQTPAGYHIVGEGMNARAEITDFWAMVFNPSSVDRLTHTWFAAFLAGAFLVLSVHAYYLLKGRYVEISKMAFKIALGVATVFSLLQLVTGHSSANGVAENQPAKLAALEGHYEASAPADMYLFGWVDNESQEVTGLKIPGGLSFLIDQDFDAPVIGLNAFPEEDRPGQVNAVFQFYHIMIAIGMFFIALTLYASFLWWRGKLFEKRWVLKIFVFSVILAQIGNQVGWFAAEMGRQPWVVYGHLRTSEAFSQAVTANQIVFSLILFLLVYSLLLFLFLYLLNKKIKHGPYDENDDDMGERKLTREITDEVAKSINA; from the coding sequence ATGGACACTGAAATCCTCGCTCGAATACAATTCGCATTTACCATTTCCTTTCATTATATCTATCCTCCGCTAAGTATTGGTTTAGGTTTAATCATGGTTATCATGGAAAGTCTATGGATTAGAACTAAAAATGAAAAATATCATATTCTTGCTAAATTCTGGACCAAGATTTTCGCCTTAACATTTGGGATAGGAGTAGTTACAGGAATTGTAATGGAATTTGAATTTGGTACCAATTGGGCAACCTATTCTAGATACGTTGGAGATATTTTTGGAAGCGCCCTTGCTGCAGAAGGAATCTTTGCATTTGCCTTAGAAAGTGGTTTTCTGGGAATATTACTTTTTGGTTGGAATCGTGTAAAACCATGGGTTCACCTGGTCTCAACTATAGGAGTATTTCTTGGCTCTATGTTCTCTGCGGTGTGGATAGTAGTAGCAAATAGCTGGCAGCAAACTCCGGCAGGTTATCATATAGTAGGGGAAGGTATGAACGCCCGAGCCGAAATAACAGATTTTTGGGCAATGGTATTTAACCCCTCTAGTGTGGATAGATTAACTCATACATGGTTTGCAGCATTTCTTGCAGGAGCTTTTCTAGTTTTGAGTGTTCATGCTTATTATTTATTAAAAGGAAGATATGTGGAGATTTCAAAAATGGCATTTAAAATTGCCTTAGGAGTCGCAACAGTGTTCTCTTTACTGCAATTGGTTACAGGTCATAGCTCTGCAAATGGAGTTGCAGAAAATCAACCAGCTAAACTCGCAGCATTAGAAGGACATTATGAGGCAAGCGCGCCCGCAGATATGTATCTCTTTGGATGGGTGGATAATGAGAGTCAAGAAGTTACAGGCTTAAAGATTCCCGGAGGACTGTCATTTTTAATAGATCAGGATTTTGATGCTCCGGTTATAGGTTTAAATGCATTTCCTGAAGAAGATAGACCTGGCCAAGTAAATGCGGTCTTTCAGTTTTATCATATAATGATTGCTATAGGAATGTTCTTTATTGCACTCACATTATATGCCTCTTTTTTATGGTGGAGAGGAAAGTTATTTGAAAAAAGGTGGGTCTTGAAGATCTTTGTTTTTTCTGTAATACTTGCTCAGATCGGGAATCAAGTAGGGTGGTTTGCTGCAGAAATGGGAAGGCAACCCTGGGTTGTATATGGCCATCTAAGAACTTCTGAAGCTTTTTCTCAAGCTGTAACAGCAAATCAGATCGTATTTTCATTAATTCTATTCTTATTAGTTTACTCTTTGTTATTGTTCTTATTTCTATACCTCTTAAATAAAAAAATAAAACATGGTCCCTATGATGAAAATGATGATGATATGGGAGAAAGAAAGCTTACCAGAGAAATTACAGATGAAGTTGCTAAATCAATAAACGCTTAG